A single window of Maylandia zebra isolate NMK-2024a linkage group LG2, Mzebra_GT3a, whole genome shotgun sequence DNA harbors:
- the LOC105940967 gene encoding signal-regulatory protein beta-2-like yields MCWWSLDSLVPVKTAHLGEAATLTCARTTKEISSRVQWYKQSVGDALKLVVTFYGTTQPVYTPEFPESRFKAKIDKHFGNLTIVKTVQEDEGYYHCEQGSCVSGEWSGMYLLVKGNTQRSSNYIVVQKQMESNPVYSGDTATLECLVFSDSENKMCPGDHNVFWFRAGSHPNIIYTDGKRHNEYENRSNPQKRCVYRFSKSVSSSDAGTYYCAVATCGEIISGNGTILNIQGDTPSSQPGSTVIFLLCVGIILIVIAVLMYTFKRNNNDHHKALVQQKNFCGQKTQQNKDTWMFSAVVFTMIEADRCEMKESKVEKHEIYKAVKTFGLE; encoded by the exons atgtgttggtggagtttgg ATTCTCTGGTTCCAGTGAAAACCGCTCATCTTGGTGAAGCAGCAACTTTAACATGCGCTAGAACTACTAAAGAGATCAGCAGTAGAGTCCAGTGGTACAAGCAGAGTGTCGGAGATGCTCTTAAATTAGTTGTTACATTTTATGGAACTACACAGCCTGTTTATACTCCAGAGTTTCCTGAATCAAGATTTAAGGCAAAAATTGATAAACATTTTGGCAACCTGACTATTGTGAAGACAGTCCAAGAAGATGAGGGCTACTATCACTGTGAGCAAGGCAGTTGTGTTAGTGGTGAATGGAGCGGGATGTATTTGTTAGTAAAAG GAAACACTCAGAGGTCATCAAACTATATCGTTGTCCAAAAGCAGATGGAATCAAATCCAGTCTATTCAGGAGACACAGCGACTCTCGAGTGTTTAGTCTTCTCCGATTCTGAGAACAAGATGTGTCCAGGAGATCATAATGTTTTCTGGTTCAGAGCGGGATCTCATCCAAACATCATCTACACTGACGGGAAAAGACATAATGAATATGAGAACAGATCTAACCCTCAGAAAAGATGTGTTTATCGCTTCTCTAAGAGCGTCAGCTCCTCTGATGCTGGGACTTACTACTGCGCTGTGGCCACATGTGGGGAAATAATATCTGGAAATGGAACTATACTTAATATTCAAG GAGACACTCCTTCGTCACAGCCAGGAAGTACAGTTATTTTTCTGCTGTGTGTGGGTATAATTCTGATTGTTATAGCTGTCCTCATGTACACATTCAAAAGAAACAACAATGATCATCACAAAG CACTTGTCCAGCAGAAAAACTTTTGTGGTCAGAAAACACAACAG AATAAGGACACATGGATGTTTTCTGCTGTTGTCTTTACCATGATAGAAGCTGACAGATGCGAAATGAAAGAGTCAAAGGTGGAGAAGCATGAAATCTACAAAGCTGTGAAGACCTTTGGCCTTGAATAG